The Exiguobacterium aurantiacum DSM 6208 genome includes a window with the following:
- a CDS encoding FAD-dependent monooxygenase: MVDVDQQVDVLIVGAGPTGLTLALTLARYGISFEIIDRKTTPSNNSRAIGIQPRTIEVFSRLDVAKEVLDRARTIEKGNLYFSGQWTAKLEFSRLVTPYPFVTLLRQNETEAILERALNAHGHEVKRGESLMSLTHYPSRVLAHLESDSSRTRTVEAKYVVAADGANSSIRRMLALPFSGKSFKESWVLADMKARWNISREEVHIFFSDRGVLEVFPLTDDTIRITGNLANDEAFSESRLRELVEQRSHMPVDIDEVEWFSLFRVHNRMVDAFIHNRVILMGDAAHINSPVGGQGMNTGIADSFNLGWKLWLHLKAGAPFRVVATYRDEREHVARNVLQTTNVATEVLQTTLPVLLPFQALGADVFTRVNLINQKITERIAQLHLSYPSHSRVPFQRVAEGKIFPEIEMIRTDDGMRQKISEVADGRFQVLVLDDGARDSTELYDYLNTHQAYFQIITLSKTSRPFFDQGNELAKSLFMRRGVLVIRPDGYLLHKQRHLRVAPFRDTMREWLPYA; the protein is encoded by the coding sequence ATGGTAGATGTGGACCAACAAGTTGACGTATTGATTGTCGGTGCCGGACCGACGGGGCTCACCCTCGCCCTGACGCTCGCCCGATACGGCATATCGTTTGAAATCATCGATCGCAAGACGACACCATCAAACAACTCACGCGCGATCGGGATTCAGCCACGGACGATTGAAGTCTTTTCCCGGCTTGACGTCGCTAAAGAAGTACTCGACCGGGCCCGGACGATTGAAAAAGGAAATTTATATTTTTCGGGGCAATGGACAGCCAAACTCGAGTTTTCTCGTCTCGTCACCCCGTACCCGTTCGTGACGCTGCTCCGGCAAAACGAGACGGAAGCGATTCTCGAGCGCGCCCTCAACGCTCACGGACATGAAGTGAAACGCGGTGAATCGCTCATGTCCTTGACCCATTATCCGTCACGTGTCCTGGCCCACCTTGAATCGGATTCCTCGCGCACCCGGACGGTCGAAGCGAAATACGTCGTCGCGGCTGATGGGGCCAACAGTTCGATTCGACGCATGCTCGCCCTACCGTTCAGCGGTAAATCGTTCAAAGAGTCGTGGGTGCTCGCCGATATGAAGGCAAGATGGAACATCTCACGCGAAGAAGTGCATATCTTCTTCTCGGACCGCGGCGTACTAGAAGTATTCCCGCTGACCGACGATACGATTCGGATTACCGGTAACCTCGCCAACGACGAGGCGTTCAGCGAATCAAGATTGCGCGAACTCGTCGAGCAACGCAGTCACATGCCTGTCGACATCGATGAAGTCGAGTGGTTCTCGCTATTCCGCGTCCACAATCGGATGGTCGATGCGTTCATCCATAACCGCGTCATCTTAATGGGAGATGCCGCCCACATCAACTCACCGGTCGGTGGACAAGGCATGAACACGGGCATCGCCGACTCGTTCAATCTTGGCTGGAAGCTTTGGCTCCATCTCAAAGCCGGCGCCCCGTTCCGTGTCGTCGCGACATATCGTGATGAGCGTGAGCACGTCGCCAGGAATGTGCTTCAAACGACGAACGTGGCGACCGAGGTACTCCAGACGACGCTGCCGGTTTTATTACCGTTTCAAGCGCTCGGAGCCGACGTCTTCACCCGTGTCAATTTGATCAACCAAAAAATCACCGAGCGAATCGCTCAGCTCCACTTGTCCTACCCGTCTCATTCGCGTGTCCCGTTCCAACGTGTCGCCGAAGGAAAGATATTCCCGGAGATTGAAATGATTCGTACCGACGATGGCATGCGCCAAAAGATATCGGAAGTCGCTGACGGCCGCTTCCAAGTGCTCGTCCTCGACGACGGCGCCCGTGACTCGACCGAGCTTTATGATTATTTAAATACCCATCAAGCATACTTTCAAATTATTACGTTATCGAAGACGAGCCGTCCGTTCTTTGATCAAGGCAACGAACTCGCCAAATCGCTCTTCATGCGACGCGGTGTGCTCGTCATCCGTCCAGACGGCTATTTACTCCATAAGCAACGACATTTGCGGGTCGCCCCGTTCCGCGACACGATGCGTGAATGGTTGCCATACGCGTAG